One Stratiformator vulcanicus genomic window, TCGGTGCGAGGGGGCGTTCGTCACCGGAAACAATTTCAAACTACGTTTGTAACTCCTGTCTTCTGACTTCTAACTACTGACTTCTGCCTCCTTACTACTCGCTCCCCGCTCCTACGCCTCCACCTCACGCTCAAGCACCGCCTCTGCCGCGCGGCGGCCGGTTTCCATGGCGCCGTTAAGTGACGAGTTGGCCCAATGATCGCCGCAGACATAAACGCCTCCCGCGTGAAGCGGATCGCGGCCATCGAGATTACTCGTCGGCGGAATCATCTTGGGCAGCGCTTGCGGGATACGGTATGTCTTGAGAAGTCGCCAGTTTTCAACTGATTGCCCGAACCATCGCTTCGCCTGACGCTTGACCGGGTCGATGAGTTCATCGCCATCACCGAATTCTGACTTGGTCGAAATACAAATCAACGAACGCCCCTGCGGCGCATAGCTCCGGCAAATCTGACTCGGAACCGTCAGGTTACTGATCGGCCCGTCGTTTTCGGTCGCGCTTAAGACCAACAAGGGTTCCCTTAAGGGCGGGCGGTCAGCCTCGAAGTACAGGCAGGTCGTCGAGTTCCACTGTGGCGGCTCGACATCGTCCAGCCACGTCGCGGCCGCAATGCCATCGGTCGCAATGATCACGTGCGAGGAGTCGACACGTTCGCCACTCTCGAGCGTCACCCCCGCCTTGTCAACGGAAGAAACCGGAGTGTTCAGGCGAAGCGAACCGGCGGGAAGACGATCGGCCAACTGTTGGGGAATCGCCTGCATCCCCGCGGCGGGAAGTGCCGCGTGACCCTTGGCAAACATCCCGAACACGAACATCAGCATCCGATCGGTCGTGGCGAGATCATGCTCCAAATAGATGCCGCCGAGAAATGGTCGGAAGAACCGGTCGATCATCCGGTCGGTAAATCCGAACTCATCTCGCAATGCGGTGAGCGTCGACTTTTCTTCCCGTAACCAGACGGCATCGAGCGATATGGCCTCGGCAGCGCGACGCAATTTCGCAACCCGCAGTTTGTCCGTGAGTGATCCCGCCGGGTTGGTCGCCGTCGCGACGAGATGCTGCGGACGTCGCCAAGGATCGACAAACCGGCGCAGCGAACTTCCGATCGCAAGCATTGCCCCGGGGTCGAATCGGCCGAGCCGGAGCGCATCGTAGTCGAGATGCTTCCGCGCTTCAGGGTAGGCGGTCAGCAGCACCTGAAAGCCGCGATCGAGTTGAAAACCATCGACGGCGTCAGTCCGCACGCGTCCGCCGACGGCATCAGCCGCTTCGAGAACCAGGACGCGGCGACCGGCTTCAGTAAGAACTTTAGCGCAAGTCAGTCCGGCGACACCGGCACCGACGATAATCGTCTCTGGTGATTCATTCGGCATGATTGGCAGGGGAGCAGAGAAGTTTGAGTTTGGATGACGGACATCGGCGGTTTGATGGTTTCATAGGCAGCCGTGGCGCGACATTCAAGAAACGGGGAGAATCCCGATCCTTTCAGGAATTGCGCTTGTCGCTTCGGGTGTGGGGGATTCCAATGAGCAGGCATCGTGTGGAGCCACCCATGTCCAGCAGCAATGCCGCGACCCGATCACCAACCGACGCGGCACCTTCAACGGTTTCGATATCGCGATCGTCAGCGGAGCGGATCAATCTCATCCGATTGATCTCGGTTGCCGCGTTCTACGCCGTTGAAGTTCTCAATTACTACAACGTCTCGCTGGGGCCCTACGGCTTTCCGGACGAAGTCTGGGAGTCGACGCACCGTTCCATTACGGCAATCGCGTCGGCGTGGGTGCTTCTGGGGGCTGCCTCGGCGTTTATGCCGACTCAGATTCGTTGGTTCGCGGCCTTTGAAACGGTCGCCGATCTGTTATTGCTCAGCCTGCTGATGTGCGTCGCCGGCGGACCGCGCGGCCCGATGGCGGTCGGCTATTTTCTGATCATTGCGCTCTCAGGCCTGCGATTTCGCCTCCCACTCGTGCGGCTGGCGACGCTCGGATCGATCATCGGCTATCTCTGCGTCAGCGGTTACGCCCGCTGGTACGCGGTCGATCCCTCGGAACTGGTCGTGCCGCGTTACCATCAGGTGATCGTGCTGATTGCTCTCGGGTTGTGCGGGGTCACCATCGGTCAAATCGTGCGAATCGCGGCCAATGCGACGGGCGGCAACGGTAGAGCCACTTGAGAAGGGATTGAACCCGGGCTAATTCATGAACGATTCCGACGATTCGTCCGACAACTCGAACGACTTTGACGGAGCGTTCGTGCCCGAAGTCGTCGTCGAAGACGGCGTCCCGCAGGGCAACCAGTCGACGGCGGTGCTGATCGCGCTGGGCATCACGCTCACTCTTGTCGTCGGCGCGTCAATCCTAACGGTTCCGGGTATCGGTATCGCCCTTTTGATTCTGGGACTCGTGCCACTTGCGCGGACGGTCATCGTCGTTCGCCAGCGGTCGCAGTTCGGTCGCGACACGTCGACCGGCAAGACCATCGGGATGTTCTTGCTGTCGTCCGCCGTGACTTTGGGGCTGGCCTGGTTCCTTTGCGGTGCGGTCCTGCTCGCGTCGTTTCTCGCCTTCTTCGTCGTCTGCTGGGGGGTGATCGGGACTTCGCAAGCTTTGCCGCAGGAAATGGCCGAGTTTGTCTTATTTGCAGCACCGATCA contains:
- a CDS encoding NAD(P)/FAD-dependent oxidoreductase; this translates as MPNESPETIIVGAGVAGLTCAKVLTEAGRRVLVLEAADAVGGRVRTDAVDGFQLDRGFQVLLTAYPEARKHLDYDALRLGRFDPGAMLAIGSSLRRFVDPWRRPQHLVATATNPAGSLTDKLRVAKLRRAAEAISLDAVWLREEKSTLTALRDEFGFTDRMIDRFFRPFLGGIYLEHDLATTDRMLMFVFGMFAKGHAALPAAGMQAIPQQLADRLPAGSLRLNTPVSSVDKAGVTLESGERVDSSHVIIATDGIAAATWLDDVEPPQWNSTTCLYFEADRPPLREPLLVLSATENDGPISNLTVPSQICRSYAPQGRSLICISTKSEFGDGDELIDPVKRQAKRWFGQSVENWRLLKTYRIPQALPKMIPPTSNLDGRDPLHAGGVYVCGDHWANSSLNGAMETGRRAAEAVLEREVEA